The Algoriphagus sp. TR-M9 genome has a window encoding:
- the pyrF gene encoding orotidine-5'-phosphate decarboxylase has protein sequence MNRAALFSEIKQKSSFLCVGLDPDLSKIPKHLLQEKDPIFSFCRAIIEETAEFAVAYKPNIAFFEALGPKGWETLQKVEEIIPREIFTIADAKRGDIGNTSKLYAKAFFEKMNFDSVTVAPYMGADSVTPFLEFEGKWVILLALTSNAGSMDFQLIKDEKGKPFYQSVLEKSQSWGTPENMMYVVGATRGELIAEVRKVVPDNFFLVPGVGAQGGSLEEVAKYGMNATCGLLVNSSRGIIYASGEKDFAKAARMEAQKLQAEMKRLLDIYL, from the coding sequence ATGAACCGAGCAGCGCTTTTCTCTGAAATCAAACAAAAATCTTCCTTCCTGTGTGTGGGCTTAGATCCAGATCTGTCAAAGATACCCAAGCACCTATTGCAGGAGAAAGATCCTATTTTCAGTTTTTGCCGTGCGATCATAGAAGAGACAGCTGAGTTTGCAGTGGCCTACAAGCCTAATATTGCCTTTTTTGAAGCGCTGGGGCCAAAGGGATGGGAAACACTTCAGAAAGTGGAGGAGATCATTCCAAGGGAGATTTTTACCATTGCAGATGCTAAAAGGGGGGATATTGGAAATACTTCCAAGCTTTACGCGAAGGCATTTTTTGAGAAAATGAATTTTGATTCCGTGACTGTAGCTCCTTATATGGGGGCGGACAGCGTCACCCCTTTTTTGGAATTTGAAGGCAAATGGGTAATTCTTCTGGCATTGACTTCTAATGCCGGATCCATGGATTTTCAGCTGATTAAGGATGAAAAGGGTAAACCATTTTACCAGTCAGTCTTGGAGAAAAGCCAAAGCTGGGGCACTCCTGAGAATATGATGTATGTAGTGGGTGCCACTAGAGGAGAGTTAATCGCAGAGGTACGAAAAGTAGTTCCCGATAATTTTTTCTTAGTGCCAGGTGTGGGAGCTCAGGGAGGCAGTTTGGAGGAGGTGGCGAAATATGGGATGAATGCTACTTGCGGACTTTTGGTAAATTCCAGCCGGGGGATTATCTATGCTTCTGGTGAAAAGGATTTTGCGAAAGCAGCTAGAATGGAAGCTCAAAAGCTACAGGCAGAAATGAAACGTTTATTGGACATATATTTATGA
- the trhO gene encoding oxygen-dependent tRNA uridine(34) hydroxylase TrhO has protein sequence MENNNYQILLYYCYAKIENPEEYREQHHLFCVENNIRGRIIISDEGLNGTVSGLKEDCEKYMAYVHSDPRFAKTEFKIDSHEKHAFAKIHVRYKPEIVHSALRHLDPNVRTGKHLDPEEFKKLKDQEDVVILDVRSNYEHELGHFKNAMTLDIDNFRDFPEKVKELEHLKNKKVLTYCTGGIKCEKASAFLLEQGFEDVYQLHGGIIKYGMEAGGEDFEGKCYVFDNRIAVDVNKVNPKVISTCHVCGTASDRMVNCANSTCNAHVPICEDCGWKMEGACSEECKESPDKRPYDGTGYYQKNTNGYNPFKGLNRKAKAESNA, from the coding sequence ATGGAAAATAACAATTATCAAATTCTGCTTTATTATTGCTACGCAAAAATTGAAAACCCGGAAGAGTACCGGGAGCAGCATCATCTATTTTGCGTAGAAAACAACATCAGGGGCCGTATCATCATTTCTGATGAAGGACTAAACGGCACAGTTTCAGGTCTGAAAGAAGACTGCGAAAAGTATATGGCTTATGTGCATAGCGATCCCAGATTTGCCAAGACTGAGTTTAAAATCGATTCGCATGAAAAGCATGCTTTTGCTAAAATCCATGTGAGATACAAGCCGGAAATCGTCCACAGTGCGCTTCGTCATCTCGATCCAAATGTGCGCACCGGTAAGCATCTTGATCCAGAAGAATTCAAAAAACTGAAGGATCAGGAAGATGTGGTTATCCTGGATGTGCGCTCCAATTACGAGCATGAACTGGGGCATTTCAAGAATGCGATGACCTTGGATATAGATAATTTCCGTGATTTTCCCGAGAAAGTAAAAGAGCTGGAGCACCTGAAAAATAAGAAAGTTCTGACCTACTGTACCGGCGGGATCAAGTGTGAGAAAGCATCGGCCTTCTTACTGGAGCAGGGTTTCGAAGATGTGTACCAGCTTCATGGTGGGATCATCAAATACGGAATGGAAGCCGGAGGTGAGGATTTTGAAGGCAAATGCTATGTATTCGACAATCGAATCGCAGTAGATGTCAATAAGGTAAACCCTAAGGTGATTTCCACCTGCCATGTATGCGGCACTGCATCTGATCGCATGGTCAACTGTGCCAACTCCACCTGCAATGCCCATGTGCCGATCTGCGAAGATTGTGGTTGGAAAATGGAGGGAGCCTGCTCGGAAGAATGTAAAGAAAGCCCGGATAAGCGTCCATACGACGGTACTGGATATTATCAGAAAAATACCAACGGCTATAACCCTTTTAAAGGGCTGAATCGTAAAGCCAAAGCTGAATCAAATGCTTAA
- a CDS encoding DUF2851 family protein: MTFREDFLQLVWKFQYFTKSNLLTSSGDELKIIQVGFHNLGEGPDFRDAVIEVGGVIFHGHVEVHRLASEWKQHAHGENPAYNSVVLHVVWENDREVFRNDGTPMPTLELKGLIFLDVWRNYEQLLDYKADLPCAHGLNTVAEIVRFSALEKALVERLQQKSSGILKIVRATTDDWEETAYRWLFTCFGFKVNSQAMSELSAKVPYKLLLKHRDNLSTLEAILIGTAGLLPAESEEPYVQHLIREYVFLKKKYQLESSMNRQYWKFMGVRPSNFPTVRIAQLAAILSQAPSLLRSVMQDSKDFSGFKKLLKVKPSDYWQFHYNFGKPSPRQATSGISTTVVELLVINYVIPLWFAYGRYFEEPDWQERCFDLLQEVPAENNHIIRRFQSYGWSTANAFDTQGMIGLYNYYCLPKKCLQCKIAQTLIKSGSK; this comes from the coding sequence ATGACGTTCAGAGAAGACTTTTTGCAACTGGTGTGGAAATTTCAATATTTCACTAAAAGCAATCTACTTACTAGCTCCGGAGATGAGCTCAAAATTATTCAGGTTGGGTTTCATAACTTAGGGGAGGGACCGGATTTTCGGGATGCGGTCATCGAGGTAGGGGGTGTGATTTTTCATGGTCATGTGGAAGTTCACCGACTCGCCAGTGAATGGAAGCAGCATGCTCATGGGGAAAATCCCGCATACAATTCTGTGGTATTGCATGTGGTCTGGGAAAATGACCGGGAGGTGTTTAGAAATGACGGCACTCCCATGCCCACATTGGAGCTGAAGGGATTAATTTTCTTAGATGTGTGGAGGAATTACGAGCAATTGCTGGATTACAAGGCTGATTTGCCCTGCGCCCATGGTTTGAATACCGTGGCAGAGATTGTCCGTTTTTCAGCTCTGGAGAAGGCCCTGGTAGAGCGACTGCAACAAAAATCCTCGGGTATTCTGAAAATAGTGCGTGCTACCACAGATGACTGGGAGGAGACGGCCTATCGCTGGCTTTTTACCTGTTTTGGGTTTAAGGTCAATAGTCAGGCTATGAGCGAGCTTTCAGCTAAAGTCCCTTATAAATTGCTGTTAAAACACCGGGATAATTTATCGACATTAGAGGCTATTCTGATCGGTACTGCAGGACTGCTTCCTGCTGAATCTGAAGAGCCTTACGTTCAGCATTTGATCCGGGAGTATGTCTTTTTGAAGAAAAAATATCAGCTGGAGAGCTCCATGAATAGGCAGTATTGGAAATTTATGGGCGTACGTCCAAGCAATTTTCCCACAGTTAGGATAGCTCAGCTGGCAGCTATTTTATCGCAAGCACCTAGTTTGCTTCGTTCGGTGATGCAGGATTCTAAAGATTTCTCAGGGTTCAAGAAATTGCTGAAAGTCAAGCCCAGCGATTACTGGCAGTTTCACTATAACTTTGGTAAACCCTCCCCACGACAGGCCACATCAGGAATTTCTACTACCGTCGTAGAGCTTTTGGTGATCAATTATGTGATTCCCCTGTGGTTTGCCTATGGGAGGTATTTTGAAGAGCCAGACTGGCAGGAGCGTTGTTTTGATCTCCTGCAGGAAGTGCCGGCTGAGAATAACCACATCATCCGCAGGTTCCAATCCTACGGCTGGAGCACCGCCAATGCTTTTGATACCCAGGGAATGATAGGCTTGTATAATTACTACTGCTTGCCGAAGAAATGCTTGCAGTGCAAAATTGCTCAGACTTTAATCAAATCTGGATCCAAATGA
- a CDS encoding response regulator encodes MSSQNITVVIADDHPILLKGLKDFLLDLDMNIVGVASEGEEALKLILEKKPSLAILDMEMPHKSGLEIASKCKEMKLPTKIILLTLHKELYLYQQAKELNLSGYILKEFALDDLTKAIAKVLDGEQFFSEKIFEGLKDQLQTKEETHLTRSEIKILRLIAEGISTNEIADKLFISVRTVEKHRSNMIQKLNLDKKHNTLLIWAQKNRHLID; translated from the coding sequence ATGTCTAGTCAGAATATCACCGTAGTCATTGCTGATGATCACCCTATTTTATTAAAAGGCCTGAAGGATTTTCTTCTAGACCTTGACATGAACATCGTCGGAGTGGCCAGTGAGGGTGAAGAAGCGCTGAAGCTTATCCTAGAGAAAAAGCCAAGTCTGGCCATCCTGGACATGGAAATGCCACACAAGTCCGGGCTGGAAATAGCTTCTAAATGCAAAGAAATGAAGCTCCCTACCAAAATCATTCTGCTCACACTGCACAAGGAACTATATCTTTACCAGCAGGCTAAAGAACTGAATCTTTCCGGATACATACTTAAGGAATTTGCCCTCGATGATTTGACCAAAGCCATTGCCAAGGTGCTTGACGGAGAGCAGTTTTTCAGTGAAAAGATATTTGAAGGGCTGAAAGATCAGCTCCAAACAAAGGAGGAAACCCACCTCACCCGCTCTGAAATAAAGATCCTCCGATTGATCGCCGAAGGAATCTCTACCAATGAAATAGCGGACAAGCTTTTTATATCTGTTCGGACGGTGGAAAAACACCGGAGTAATATGATTCAGAAGCTAAATCTGGACAAAAAGCACAATACGCTGTTAATCTGGGCTCAAAAAAACCGGCACCTGATAGACTGA
- a CDS encoding TonB-dependent receptor domain-containing protein has product MTRFTLFFLLICAAFSPVDLWAQDVTLKGKVMDGKRESPLEFANIALLSTRDSAVVSGAMSELDGSFEFNTSSGEYILRVGFIGYLEFYEKISLGSKPNVNLGTITLEEDAQNLDEVVVEGVTSMFESDIDKRTYNVENSIVAEGQTASQLLGTLPSIQVDDEGGITMRGSGNILIYINGRPSNLSGDDAESILAQFPASSIKSVELITNPSSRYDATGVGGIINIILKKNEKTGFNGQLNASIGTRDKYQAGVNLNYGTEKANYYASYNWQDRRQLEFGEGSRSNNLEGFSPKLEQDQDGYEVEKTHLIRGGVDYNVSDRSMLGVYFQGNFDDEIEYSDVTQLNLSNTGSVDSSFMRVNEEWSNSGNYEGGVNYTWDVDTLGQKLYAALSYSYDEREQTDLSNQEYFDESGTSDPTKRLIQTNDRPRTSNLYVAQLDYEKPFANGGAIETGLKATIGNWKWSQEFAQGDEFTEFEPVVVDSLSDTFDFDERVYAAYFTYKNTKGKFGYQLGLRSEYTETLGETVRNQESIPNDYFNLFPSAFFSYTIAPENELTLNYTRRISRPSIWDLAPIYRVRDQYNFSIGNPYLQPEFTDSYEMGYMKGWERYLLNATVYHRYSTDVETRITILTDDNVAIQSRENADTRASTGFELINQFQVSNNLDATLTGNLFYSKINASNIEEDFSNENFSWTLNLLANWLIPDWFSVQAQANYRGPIVLPQGQIEPQFTMNIGLRKDVLNGKGTIALNVTDISNTRNFRITTENPRFDEKRVFQRESRVGTLSFTYRFGGFKEKPEGGSRREGGDFDGGDDF; this is encoded by the coding sequence ATGACTAGATTTACGCTTTTTTTTCTTTTGATATGTGCTGCCTTTTCTCCTGTTGATCTATGGGCGCAGGATGTTACGCTGAAGGGCAAAGTAATGGACGGCAAGCGGGAGTCCCCTCTGGAGTTTGCCAATATCGCACTGTTAAGTACAAGGGATTCAGCAGTAGTGAGCGGTGCGATGAGTGAGCTGGATGGATCTTTTGAGTTTAATACCAGTTCTGGGGAATATATTCTGAGAGTTGGGTTCATCGGCTATTTGGAGTTTTATGAGAAAATCAGTTTAGGCAGCAAACCCAATGTAAATCTGGGGACAATTACCCTTGAAGAAGATGCCCAGAATTTGGATGAGGTGGTAGTAGAGGGTGTTACCTCTATGTTTGAGTCAGATATAGACAAAAGGACATATAACGTAGAAAATAGCATCGTGGCAGAGGGTCAAACAGCCTCTCAGCTGTTAGGGACTTTGCCATCTATCCAAGTGGATGACGAAGGGGGAATTACCATGCGAGGCAGTGGGAACATCCTTATTTACATTAACGGGCGTCCATCTAACCTCTCCGGTGACGATGCGGAAAGTATTTTGGCACAATTTCCGGCAAGTAGTATCAAGTCTGTGGAGCTAATCACCAATCCATCATCCCGGTACGATGCCACCGGAGTAGGCGGGATCATCAATATCATCTTGAAGAAAAATGAAAAAACCGGGTTCAATGGACAGCTAAATGCTTCTATTGGGACCAGAGATAAATATCAGGCAGGGGTCAATCTGAATTATGGTACAGAAAAAGCAAATTATTATGCTTCCTATAATTGGCAGGATAGGCGACAATTGGAGTTCGGAGAAGGGAGCAGAAGTAATAATCTGGAAGGTTTTTCACCCAAGTTAGAGCAGGATCAAGATGGCTATGAAGTGGAAAAAACGCATTTGATACGTGGAGGAGTTGATTATAATGTGTCGGATAGGAGCATGCTCGGTGTATATTTTCAAGGCAACTTCGATGATGAAATTGAGTATTCGGATGTGACTCAGCTGAACTTGAGCAATACGGGCTCGGTAGATTCCAGTTTTATGCGTGTCAATGAGGAGTGGAGTAATAGTGGGAATTATGAGGGGGGAGTGAACTACACTTGGGATGTGGATACCCTTGGGCAAAAGCTTTATGCGGCGCTCTCCTATTCTTATGATGAAAGAGAGCAGACCGATCTTTCCAATCAAGAGTACTTCGACGAATCCGGAACATCTGACCCGACCAAAAGATTGATTCAAACTAATGACCGGCCTAGAACCAGTAATTTATATGTAGCGCAGCTCGACTATGAAAAGCCATTCGCAAATGGTGGAGCAATAGAGACTGGGCTGAAGGCGACTATCGGGAACTGGAAGTGGAGCCAGGAGTTTGCGCAGGGGGATGAGTTTACGGAGTTTGAGCCAGTGGTGGTAGATTCCCTTTCAGATACTTTTGATTTTGACGAGCGGGTGTACGCGGCGTATTTCACTTATAAAAACACCAAGGGCAAATTTGGCTATCAGCTTGGGTTGCGAAGTGAATACACGGAGACCTTAGGAGAAACTGTCCGTAACCAGGAAAGTATTCCAAATGATTATTTCAATTTGTTTCCAAGCGCATTTTTCTCCTATACCATTGCGCCCGAAAACGAACTGACACTGAATTATACCAGAAGAATTTCCAGACCAAGTATATGGGATCTGGCTCCCATTTATAGAGTGAGAGACCAGTACAATTTCAGCATTGGAAACCCATACTTACAGCCGGAATTTACCGATAGCTATGAGATGGGGTATATGAAAGGCTGGGAAAGGTACTTATTGAATGCGACGGTATATCACCGGTACAGTACCGATGTAGAAACCCGTATAACGATTTTGACCGATGACAATGTGGCTATCCAAAGTAGGGAGAATGCAGACACCCGAGCCAGCACTGGTTTTGAACTGATCAATCAATTCCAGGTGAGCAATAACCTGGATGCTACATTGACGGGAAACCTCTTTTATTCAAAAATCAATGCTTCGAATATCGAAGAGGACTTCAGCAATGAAAACTTCAGCTGGACTTTGAATCTTTTAGCAAACTGGTTGATCCCTGATTGGTTTAGCGTACAGGCTCAGGCAAATTACCGAGGACCAATAGTGCTGCCGCAAGGGCAAATCGAACCTCAGTTTACCATGAATATAGGGCTTAGAAAAGATGTGCTGAATGGCAAAGGTACCATCGCCCTAAATGTGACGGATATTTCTAATACCCGTAACTTTAGAATCACCACCGAAAATCCAAGGTTCGATGAAAAGCGTGTTTTTCAGCGGGAATCTAGAGTGGGAACCTTGTCATTTACGTACAGGTTTGGTGGATTTAAGGAAAAGCCAGAAGGCGGAAGCCGAAGAGAAGGAGGGGATTTTGATGGAGGAGATGACTTTTAA
- a CDS encoding acetyltransferase: MEKPVIIFGAKGIAHPALEIFNSNNVIVYGLLDEDEKIHGTEINTVTVLGNPEDDGFLKLIGQKTVAFVAEENPKYRKFLVELLNERRKVQPVNAIHERSYISTDASIGHGNFINANVNVGAGAQVGSHCIIHSAAIIEHKAKVGDFVQIGAGAVINSDVVVEEGAFIGSGATIVAGVTIGKNARIGAGSVVISTVGANETVFGNPAAKVK, translated from the coding sequence ATGGAGAAACCAGTTATTATTTTTGGGGCAAAAGGAATTGCTCATCCGGCACTTGAGATATTCAATAGCAATAATGTGATCGTCTATGGCCTCTTGGATGAGGACGAAAAAATCCATGGGACAGAGATTAACACGGTTACTGTATTGGGAAATCCAGAGGATGATGGTTTTCTGAAATTAATAGGTCAGAAGACAGTCGCCTTTGTGGCGGAGGAAAATCCGAAATACCGAAAGTTTTTAGTAGAATTATTGAACGAGAGACGTAAGGTTCAGCCTGTCAATGCCATTCATGAGCGCTCATATATTTCTACCGATGCTTCCATAGGGCATGGTAATTTTATCAATGCCAATGTCAATGTAGGAGCAGGTGCGCAGGTGGGAAGTCATTGCATTATCCATTCGGCAGCGATCATAGAGCACAAGGCTAAGGTGGGCGATTTTGTGCAGATTGGGGCTGGTGCGGTGATCAACTCAGATGTGGTGGTGGAAGAAGGGGCCTTTATCGGGTCTGGAGCTACGATTGTAGCGGGAGTGACCATTGGCAAAAACGCCAGAATCGGGGCTGGATCAGTTGTGATCTCCACTGTGGGAGCAAATGAAACTGTATTTGGAAACCCAGCTGCAAAAGTTAAATAA
- a CDS encoding nucleoside phosphorylase gives MSRQIPESELILNADGSIYHLNLKPEHLASLVFTVGDPDRVAKVSRYFDQIDFKGQKREFVTHTGRVRGKRVTVMSTGMGTDNVEILMTELDSLVNVDLKTHTVKPLQKSLDIIRLGTSGSMQKDLPVGSLLASEKAVGIDTLMQFYPVLEENQDWASLVQKTLNLTFLPYQASASPELLQKLPASIYRGVTLTAPGFYAPQGREIRLKPKLENMLEDLAKLEIAGLKLTNFEMETAGYYAMGKLLGHRMLSLNAIVANRPSGEFDKDAEKNVDRMIRDALNLFC, from the coding sequence GTGAGCAGACAGATCCCAGAATCCGAATTGATTTTAAATGCTGATGGAAGCATTTATCATTTGAACCTGAAGCCAGAACACCTGGCTTCACTGGTTTTTACTGTAGGTGACCCTGATCGCGTGGCAAAGGTCTCCAGGTATTTTGACCAGATTGATTTCAAAGGCCAGAAGAGAGAATTTGTCACCCACACGGGAAGAGTGCGTGGGAAGAGAGTTACTGTGATGAGCACTGGGATGGGCACTGATAATGTGGAGATCCTGATGACTGAGCTGGATTCTTTAGTGAATGTAGATCTTAAAACCCACACGGTAAAGCCCCTGCAAAAAAGCTTGGATATCATTCGGTTGGGTACCTCTGGCAGTATGCAAAAAGACCTGCCTGTGGGTAGTCTATTGGCATCGGAAAAAGCGGTGGGAATAGATACCCTGATGCAGTTTTACCCTGTTTTGGAAGAAAATCAGGATTGGGCATCATTAGTGCAAAAGACGCTGAATTTAACTTTTCTGCCCTATCAGGCCTCTGCTTCACCTGAACTTTTACAAAAACTACCTGCAAGTATTTACCGTGGAGTTACCCTCACGGCTCCGGGTTTTTATGCGCCCCAGGGGAGGGAAATCCGGCTCAAGCCAAAATTGGAAAATATGCTTGAAGACCTCGCGAAGTTGGAAATTGCAGGGTTGAAGCTGACTAATTTTGAGATGGAAACTGCAGGGTATTATGCCATGGGCAAGCTGCTAGGCCATAGGATGCTTAGTTTGAATGCGATAGTAGCCAATCGTCCTAGCGGTGAATTTGATAAGGATGCAGAGAAAAATGTGGACCGGATGATCCGAGATGCACTAAATTTATTTTGCTGA
- a CDS encoding DNA alkylation repair protein, with translation MSELTEQVKAALADKSIPEKAAFFPRFFKSFPGGYGEGDKFLGVKVPEQRKVAKQVYQEISNQEISQLLQDEFHEVRLTSLFILVYRYQKLKSETEQKEVVDFYLSHLQYVNNWDLVDGSCHHILGHYFLDREKTLFYDLADSGQLWKQRVAMVSTYYWIKRDRFEDALALAEKLLHHPHDLIHKAVGWMLREIGNQDMDEEMAFLKKHYKKMPRTALRYAIEKFDPALRKQILAGEY, from the coding sequence ATGAGCGAATTAACAGAACAAGTAAAAGCGGCTCTGGCTGATAAATCAATCCCCGAGAAAGCGGCATTTTTCCCCAGATTCTTCAAGTCCTTCCCTGGGGGATATGGAGAAGGGGATAAATTCCTCGGAGTTAAAGTTCCTGAGCAGCGCAAGGTGGCCAAGCAGGTGTACCAAGAGATTTCAAACCAAGAAATCTCGCAGTTGCTACAAGATGAATTTCACGAAGTCAGGTTGACCTCATTATTTATTTTGGTTTACCGGTACCAGAAACTAAAGTCTGAAACGGAGCAAAAAGAAGTGGTGGATTTTTACCTTTCCCATTTGCAATATGTTAATAATTGGGATCTGGTGGATGGTTCGTGTCATCACATCCTAGGTCATTATTTTTTAGATAGGGAGAAAACACTTTTTTATGATCTGGCGGATTCTGGACAGCTATGGAAGCAGCGAGTGGCCATGGTCAGTACCTATTATTGGATCAAACGGGATAGATTTGAGGATGCTTTGGCTTTGGCTGAAAAACTTCTTCATCACCCGCATGATTTGATCCATAAAGCAGTGGGCTGGATGTTGAGGGAGATCGGAAATCAAGATATGGATGAGGAAATGGCGTTTTTGAAAAAGCACTACAAGAAGATGCCCAGAACAGCCTTGCGTTATGCCATTGAGAAGTTTGACCCGGCGCTCAGGAAGCAGATATTAGCCGGTGAGTATTAA
- a CDS encoding tetratricopeptide repeat-containing sensor histidine kinase, with protein sequence MNQLFFLTKFWLITSLLFLPELAIPTQAQNLDSLIQKYEQSDPSDSIAGVYLLQLIESAEKQKAYDQMAEYTMQFYHHYSPVAKSTAQKQELLRRAISYESKIEDSETRGSLHLKLAGAFYDLQQFDSAILEYSAAMERFEPKDSIFLADAYFFRGQANDYQGNLLNGMQDYQEAEKIYSALGDEEYANYVKGGMAILFSKFSIFNKAEKIRNELISYALANENLQEYAIQLYNKASDYQKQGRKQEHLEHLLKADSLAVFEPVDYYLAVMLKLNLSIYYGEQADLEKQSDYLAQAKTLLPKVPTISASNPTYLKAQGSLAYNQGKYDAAKKLAEQSLQNAKASENMDHIIHSYELLTDIHQKLNEPQKALETHQTLIHYKDSLFTANQASTFSYYQTLYETEKKELEILNKTQEIESINQKNSARLRWIFLIISLLIVGATVIFLWKNLQHEKRKKEMQSKFTQELLKNQEQERVRISKDLHDGIGQSLLLIKNKVALAKDTDTGELLDTAISELRAIARSLHPMQLEKLGFTKAAEHLLEQIDQETEIFVSYEIDNLESVLNKNIELQLYRILQESINNVLKHSDASALRVNFRKIEQAVELKIEDNGQGFDFSQKLNDFQSLGLKTLKERIASLSGTMKVNSEKGMGTSLSFIVYV encoded by the coding sequence ATGAACCAACTATTCTTTTTGACAAAGTTTTGGCTGATTACCTCATTATTGTTCCTGCCTGAACTTGCTATTCCAACTCAGGCACAAAACCTTGACAGTCTCATTCAAAAATATGAGCAATCTGACCCCTCAGATTCAATAGCCGGAGTCTATTTACTTCAATTGATCGAATCGGCAGAAAAGCAAAAGGCATACGATCAAATGGCAGAGTACACCATGCAGTTTTATCACCACTATTCACCTGTGGCCAAAAGCACCGCGCAAAAACAAGAACTCCTGCGCAGAGCAATCTCCTATGAGTCTAAGATCGAGGATTCTGAAACCCGGGGAAGTCTTCATCTGAAATTAGCCGGTGCATTTTATGATCTTCAGCAGTTTGATTCGGCCATACTGGAATATAGTGCTGCCATGGAGCGATTTGAACCTAAGGATTCAATTTTCCTTGCAGATGCATATTTTTTCCGTGGGCAGGCAAACGACTACCAAGGAAATCTACTCAATGGCATGCAAGATTATCAGGAGGCAGAAAAAATATATTCAGCCCTTGGTGATGAAGAATATGCAAATTATGTCAAAGGCGGCATGGCTATTTTATTCAGCAAATTCTCCATCTTCAACAAAGCCGAAAAAATCCGAAACGAGCTCATTTCCTATGCTTTGGCCAACGAAAATTTACAGGAGTATGCTATACAGCTCTATAATAAAGCCTCAGATTACCAGAAACAAGGCCGCAAACAAGAACACCTGGAGCATCTCCTCAAAGCAGATTCCCTGGCAGTATTCGAGCCGGTGGACTACTACCTGGCTGTGATGCTTAAGCTCAATCTGAGTATATACTACGGGGAGCAAGCCGATTTAGAAAAGCAATCAGACTACCTAGCACAAGCTAAAACCCTGCTCCCTAAAGTGCCCACTATCTCAGCATCAAATCCTACGTACCTCAAAGCCCAGGGAAGTTTGGCCTATAACCAGGGAAAGTATGATGCCGCAAAAAAACTGGCGGAACAGTCCCTTCAAAATGCAAAGGCATCCGAAAACATGGATCACATCATCCACAGTTACGAATTGCTTACTGATATCCATCAAAAGCTAAATGAACCCCAAAAAGCACTGGAAACTCATCAGACCTTGATCCACTACAAGGACTCCTTATTCACCGCAAATCAAGCCAGTACTTTCTCCTATTATCAAACGCTATATGAAACGGAAAAAAAGGAGTTGGAAATCCTAAACAAAACCCAGGAAATAGAATCCATCAATCAAAAGAACAGCGCCAGGTTACGCTGGATTTTTCTGATCATATCCCTTTTGATCGTAGGGGCGACGGTCATCTTCCTTTGGAAAAACCTTCAGCATGAAAAGCGAAAAAAGGAAATGCAGTCAAAATTCACCCAGGAATTGCTTAAAAACCAAGAGCAGGAAAGAGTTAGGATTTCCAAAGATCTTCACGATGGAATAGGCCAAAGCCTGCTCCTTATCAAAAACAAAGTGGCACTGGCAAAAGACACGGACACGGGAGAGCTGCTGGACACAGCCATCAGCGAGCTGAGGGCAATAGCACGCTCATTGCACCCCATGCAGCTGGAAAAGTTAGGCTTTACCAAAGCCGCCGAACACCTCCTGGAACAGATCGACCAGGAAACAGAAATTTTCGTTTCCTACGAAATTGACAACCTGGAAAGTGTCTTGAACAAGAACATCGAACTGCAACTTTATCGAATTCTACAGGAATCAATAAATAATGTCCTAAAACATTCGGATGCCAGCGCTTTGAGGGTTAACTTCCGCAAAATTGAGCAAGCTGTCGAGCTGAAAATCGAAGACAACGGGCAGGGATTTGATTTTTCACAAAAGCTAAACGACTTTCAAAGCCTAGGGCTCAAAACCCTAAAGGAAAGAATTGCCTCACTGAGCGGAACCATGAAAGTAAACTCTGAAAAAGGTATGGGGACCAGCCTAAGTTTTATAGTATATGTCTAG